A genomic stretch from Streptomyces sp. QL37 includes:
- a CDS encoding NADH-quinone oxidoreductase subunit I has protein sequence MPPIPGSGLAKGLAVTLRTMTKRTVTAQYPDVQPELPPRTRGVIGLFEENCTVCMLCARECPDWCIYIDSHKETVPPAAPGGRERSRNVLDRFAIDFALCMYCGICIEVCPFDALFWSPEFEYAETDIHELTHERDKLREWMWTVPEPPALDPAAEEPKEIAAARKTADKLQAQEAQEAQEAQAAQEARAAQEAEQARPGQAPEAEGQE, from the coding sequence GTGCCCCCGATCCCCGGCTCAGGCCTGGCCAAGGGTCTTGCCGTCACCCTGCGGACCATGACGAAGCGCACGGTCACCGCGCAGTACCCGGACGTCCAGCCCGAACTGCCGCCCCGCACCCGGGGCGTCATCGGGCTGTTCGAGGAGAACTGCACGGTCTGCATGCTCTGCGCCCGTGAATGCCCCGACTGGTGCATCTACATCGACTCCCACAAGGAGACGGTGCCGCCGGCCGCCCCCGGTGGCCGTGAGCGCAGCCGCAACGTCCTGGACCGTTTCGCGATCGACTTCGCCCTGTGCATGTACTGCGGTATCTGCATCGAGGTCTGTCCTTTCGACGCGCTGTTCTGGTCGCCCGAGTTCGAGTACGCGGAGACGGACATCCACGAACTCACCCACGAGCGCGACAAGCTCCGCGAGTGGATGTGGACCGTTCCCGAGCCACCCGCGCTCGACCCGGCAGCCGAGGAGCCCAAGGAGATCGCCGCCGCCCGCAAGACGGCCGACAAACTCCAGGCCCAGGAAGCCCAGGAAGCCCAGGAAGCCCAGGCGGCTCAGGAGGCCCGGGCGGCGCAGGAAGCCGAGCAGGCCCGGCCGGGGCAGGCACCGGAAGCGGAGGGCCAGGAATGA
- a CDS encoding NADH-quinone oxidoreductase subunit J, whose amino-acid sequence MTLAATAGHPGFLSPTGVEIAFLLVGLATFGAALITVTTKQLVHAALWLVVALGGIAVEYLLLTAEFIAWVQVLIYVGSIVVLLLFGLMLTRAPIGRSPDADSGNRWIALGASVAAAGALVWVVVDAFRTTWIDLDGPAQGSTKASGEFLFRNWVLPFEALSVLLLAALVGAIVLSRKDRQDREGKQDREGKQDRPERPGANREDKS is encoded by the coding sequence ATGACCCTCGCGGCTACAGCCGGCCACCCGGGCTTCCTCTCACCCACCGGCGTCGAGATCGCCTTCCTCCTGGTCGGGCTCGCCACCTTCGGCGCGGCTCTCATCACCGTCACGACCAAGCAACTCGTGCACGCGGCCCTCTGGCTCGTCGTCGCACTCGGCGGCATAGCGGTGGAGTACCTCCTCCTCACGGCCGAGTTCATCGCATGGGTGCAGGTGCTGATCTACGTCGGCTCCATCGTGGTCCTCCTCCTCTTCGGGCTGATGCTCACGAGGGCTCCCATCGGCCGCTCCCCGGACGCCGACTCGGGCAACCGGTGGATCGCACTCGGCGCCTCCGTCGCCGCCGCAGGCGCCCTCGTCTGGGTCGTCGTGGACGCCTTCCGCACGACCTGGATCGATCTGGACGGTCCCGCCCAGGGCTCCACCAAGGCCTCGGGGGAGTTCCTCTTCCGGAACTGGGTGCTCCCCTTCGAAGCGCTCTCCGTCCTGCTGCTCGCCGCCCTCGTGGGCGCGATCGTCCTGTCCCGCAAGGACCGCCAGGACCGAGAGGGCAAGCAGGACCGAGAGGGCAAGCAAGACCGGCCGGAACGACCGGGCGCGAACCGGGAGGACAAGAGCTGA
- the nuoK gene encoding NADH-quinone oxidoreductase subunit NuoK — protein MHLAYPAVLAVLLFCTGLYGVLARRNAILVLMSVELMLNAVNLNLVAFDVWLRDALHAGQALTLFTIAIAAAEIGIGLAIVLAVHRNRGSSDVDRLRDTAETDEAETLPDEAADDARDNTADQATAPAGKAKKAEATA, from the coding sequence ATGCACCTCGCCTATCCCGCGGTCCTCGCCGTCCTCCTCTTCTGCACCGGCCTGTACGGCGTACTCGCCCGCCGCAACGCGATCCTCGTCCTGATGTCCGTCGAGCTCATGCTCAACGCCGTCAACCTCAACCTGGTCGCCTTCGACGTCTGGCTCCGCGACGCACTCCACGCCGGCCAGGCCCTCACCCTCTTCACGATCGCCATCGCCGCCGCCGAGATCGGCATCGGCCTCGCGATCGTCCTGGCCGTCCACCGCAACCGCGGCAGCTCGGACGTCGACCGCCTCCGCGACACCGCGGAGACCGACGAGGCCGAGACGCTCCCCGACGAAGCGGCCGACGACGCCCGGGACAACACCGCAGACCAGGCCACTGCTCCGGCAGGGAAGGCAAAGAAGGCAGAGGCCACCGCGTGA
- a CDS encoding NADH-quinone oxidoreductase subunit L, with product MTTTTLAVLVPLLPFLGAAAGLLLGRSAPGFVRPLAVLPTLTAAVLAVVVAARQGGGRPIDAATQLTPTGSVPIDLALHLDGFAVLVAVLVGLVATCVQIYSTAYLKDDVRYPSYAALVSLFTSAMLLVVYSGDLMVLLVGWEIMGICSYFLVGHYWETPEARAASLKAFLVTKLGDVPFLIGLFALAADTGTFRITGILAAVTNGGLDHPTLVALLLLAGVAGKSAQFPLHTWLPDAMAGPTPVSALIHAATMVAAGIYFVARLLPVFAASGAALVVLAVMAAVTMIGSGLAALAQDDIKRVLAYSTIGQLGYMSGALAVGDRGAAVFHLLSHGAFKAVLFLAAGVVIHAAGTNSLAAMSRMGGLAKRIPDAYWTMTVALLALAAIPPFAGFFSKEAVLVAAEHTAFGDRDVAPAAAGWTILVAGLAAAVLTAAYATRLWLLAFRGRGQEAPDHGKQPVAMTSVLWVLAVPTIAFGLTTGVLADWFDGHGLTPSLTTAVLSTGVGLVGGLVTYGVWRHTTALADRPPVGAVAAHPDAEPALVEAEAMTSHTAAYGTIADAQDPSDPGRLLLGPLHRHAVTGFHLDALYTVLFVRPVGAAARLVRFLDREVVDTYVHGSGSIARGLGTLIRRAQTGNVQTYLGALLAGTLVLAIAAVVFANVYAGA from the coding sequence GTGACCACCACGACCCTCGCCGTCCTCGTCCCCCTCCTCCCCTTCCTGGGCGCCGCCGCAGGGCTTCTCCTGGGCCGGTCCGCGCCCGGCTTCGTCCGCCCCCTCGCCGTCCTGCCGACCCTCACCGCAGCTGTCCTCGCCGTCGTGGTCGCCGCACGCCAGGGAGGCGGCCGGCCCATCGACGCCGCGACCCAGCTGACCCCCACCGGCTCGGTCCCGATCGACCTGGCCCTGCACCTGGACGGCTTCGCCGTCCTCGTCGCCGTCCTCGTCGGACTCGTGGCCACCTGCGTGCAGATCTACTCGACGGCGTATCTCAAGGACGACGTCCGCTACCCGTCGTACGCGGCCCTCGTCTCCCTCTTCACCTCCGCGATGCTGCTCGTCGTCTACTCCGGCGACCTCATGGTGCTCCTGGTCGGCTGGGAGATCATGGGCATCTGCTCGTACTTCCTCGTCGGGCACTACTGGGAGACCCCCGAGGCGCGTGCGGCCTCGCTCAAAGCCTTCCTCGTCACCAAGCTCGGCGACGTGCCCTTCCTCATCGGCCTGTTCGCGCTCGCCGCCGACACCGGCACCTTCCGCATCACCGGAATCCTGGCCGCCGTCACCAACGGCGGACTCGACCACCCCACCCTCGTCGCCCTGCTGCTCCTCGCCGGCGTCGCGGGCAAGTCCGCGCAGTTCCCCCTGCACACCTGGCTGCCCGACGCGATGGCAGGCCCCACCCCCGTCTCCGCGCTCATCCACGCCGCGACGATGGTCGCCGCCGGCATCTACTTCGTGGCCCGGCTCCTCCCCGTCTTCGCAGCCTCCGGCGCCGCCCTGGTCGTCCTCGCCGTCATGGCGGCCGTCACGATGATCGGCTCCGGACTCGCCGCACTCGCCCAGGACGACATCAAGCGCGTCCTCGCCTACTCGACGATCGGCCAGCTGGGCTACATGTCCGGCGCCCTGGCCGTCGGCGACCGCGGGGCCGCCGTCTTCCACCTCCTGTCGCACGGTGCGTTCAAAGCCGTCCTCTTCCTCGCGGCGGGCGTCGTCATCCACGCGGCGGGAACCAACTCACTGGCCGCCATGTCCCGCATGGGCGGGCTGGCCAAGCGCATCCCCGACGCCTACTGGACGATGACCGTCGCCCTCCTCGCGCTTGCCGCGATCCCGCCGTTCGCCGGCTTCTTCTCCAAGGAAGCCGTCCTCGTCGCCGCCGAGCACACCGCCTTCGGGGACCGTGACGTCGCCCCAGCCGCGGCCGGCTGGACGATCCTCGTCGCCGGCCTCGCCGCCGCGGTCCTCACCGCGGCCTACGCCACCCGGCTGTGGCTCCTCGCCTTCCGCGGGCGCGGGCAGGAGGCCCCCGACCACGGCAAACAGCCCGTCGCGATGACCTCCGTCCTCTGGGTCCTCGCCGTCCCGACCATCGCCTTCGGCCTCACGACCGGCGTCCTCGCCGACTGGTTCGACGGACACGGCCTCACTCCCTCCCTCACGACCGCCGTCCTCTCCACCGGCGTCGGCCTCGTCGGCGGACTCGTCACCTACGGGGTCTGGCGCCACACCACGGCGCTCGCCGACCGTCCCCCGGTCGGCGCGGTGGCCGCCCACCCCGACGCCGAGCCCGCCCTCGTTGAGGCCGAGGCGATGACCTCGCACACCGCGGCGTACGGCACCATCGCGGACGCCCAGGACCCGTCGGACCCCGGCAGGCTCCTGCTGGGTCCGCTGCACCGGCACGCGGTCACCGGATTCCACCTCGACGCCCTGTACACGGTGCTGTTCGTCCGTCCCGTGGGGGCCGCCGCACGACTCGTCCGCTTCCTGGACCGCGAGGTCGTCGACACCTACGTACACGGCTCGGGCAGCATCGCCCGCGGACTCGGCACACTGATCCGCCGCGCCCAGACCGGCAACGTGCAGACCTACCTCGGCGCGCTGCTCGCCGGAACCCTTGTCCTGGCGATCGCCGCCGTCGTCTTTGCCAACGTCTACGCCGGGGCGTGA